The genomic DNA GGGTTCGTCGAGCAGCAGCAGCGAGGGCTGTTGCAGCAGGATTTTGGCCAGCATCACGCGCATCCGCCAGCCGCCCGAAAACGACTTCAGCGGCTTTAGCAATTCCTCGGTTGTGAAGCCCAGCCCTTCGAGAATCTCCTCGGCCTTGGACTGCATGGTGTAGCCGCCCAGCGCCTCGAAGCGCTCCTGTAGGTCAGCCAGCTTCTCCACCAGGTCGTCGGTGTAGTTGGTTTCGAACTCGATGAGGATGGCGTCGATTTTTTTCTGCAATTCCAGCGCTTCCGCGAAGGCTTGCATGGCCACGTTGAGGATAGACTCGTGGGTGTCGTAGCTCAGCAAATCCTGGTTGAGAAAGCCCAGCGAGACTTCCTTGCTCATCGAAATAGAGCCGCCGTCGGCTTTGTATTCGCCCACCAGCAGGCGCAGCAGGGTCGATTTGCCGGTGCCGTTCAGCCCAATCAGGCCAATTTTATCCTTGGGTTTGATGTGTAGGCTGGCATTGTCGTAGAGGGCACGCGAGCCGAAATGGAAGTCGAGGTCAGAAATGGAAATCATGGCGGGGCCGGCAGGGGCCACTATAAAAGCAAGTGAGGCGTGAAGCGGGGGGTAGGGCGAAAATCAGCCGCTGGCCCGCGCACGGGTGGCCACGCAAAGGTACGGCCAGTAGGGGCAGTAGCGCGCAGCTTCTGCTTCGTGCGCGAGCGTAGCGAGCCGGCATAACCGCGCCGCTTGGCCCGTATGCCAACTGTTCGCCGCGTTCGCGCACGAAGCGGAAGCTGCGCCCTACCCCCCACCTTTGCGTCCATGCCACACGCGCCCAGCTCCGAAACCATCCTGCTCATCGACGATGAAAACCACCTGCGCACCATCACGGCGCGGCTGCTGGAGCTGGAAGGCTACGCCGTGCTGCAAGCCCCCGACGCCTACCGCGGCCTGGCCCTGCTGGCCGAGCACGCCGACGATATTATTCTCATTCTCTGCGATGTAAAGCTGCCCGACGCGAACGGCGTGGAGCTGCTGCCGCGCTTCCGGCAGAAAGCCCCGCTGGCCGAAGTGGTGCTGTTGACCGCCTACGGCACCGTGCCCGACAGCGTGCGCGCCATGAAAGCCGGCGCCTTCGACTACCTCACCAAAGGCGACTCCGACGACCAATTGGTGGTGGTGGTGGACCGCGCCGTGGCTAGGGCGCGCCTCCAGCGCCGGGTGGCCGAGTTGGAAAAGCAAGTGGGCCAGCGCCACACGTTTGAAACCATACTGGGCCACGCGCCGGCCCTGGAAGCGGCCAAGCACTTGGCCCGCCAGGTGGCACCCACTGAGGCTACCGTGCTGCTCGAAGGCCCCACCGGCTCGGGCAAGGAGCTGTTTGCCCAGGCCATTCACCAAGGTAGCGGGCGCGCCGCCAAGCCATTCGTGGCCGTCAATTGCAGCGCTTTTGCCAAGGATTTGCTCGAATCGGAGTTGTTTGGCTATAAAAAAGGTGCCTTCACCGGGGCAGTGGCCGATAAGAAGGGGCTGATTGAAGAAGCCAGCGGCGGCACCTTGTTTCTGGACGAAATCGGCGAGCTGGAGCTGAATCTGCAAGCTAAACTGTTGCGGGTGCTCGAAAGCCAGGAGTTTATCAAGGTGGGCGACACGCGGCCTACCCGCGCCAACGTGCGCCTGGTGGCGGCCACCAACCGCAACCTGCGTCAGGAGGCCGCCGAAGGCAATTTTCGGCCCGATTTGTATTACCGCCTGTCGGTGTTCGTGGTGCCGGTGCCGCCGCTCAGCGCCCGCCGCGCCGACGTGCCGGAGCTGGCCGGCTTCTACCTCAACTACTTTGCCGCCAAGCTGAAACGGCCCCCGCTGGCCCTGGCCCCCGAGGCCCTGGCCGCCCTGCAAGCCTACCCCTGGCCCGGCAACGTGCGCGAGCTGCGCAACGTGCTGGAGCGCGCCGCCATCCTCACGCCGCCCGGCCAGTCGGTAGAAGTAGCCGGCCTACCCCTCGAAGTGCAGCTGGCCGCCGCGCCCGGCCCCGCGAGCCTGGCCGCCGAAGACGAGCGCAGCCTGCGCAATGCCGAGATGCAGCACATCCGGCGCATTCTGCGAGAAGTGGGTGGCAACAAGGCCGAGGCGGCGCGGGTGCTGGGTAT from Hymenobacter psoromatis includes the following:
- a CDS encoding sigma-54-dependent Fis family transcriptional regulator; this translates as MPHAPSSETILLIDDENHLRTITARLLELEGYAVLQAPDAYRGLALLAEHADDIILILCDVKLPDANGVELLPRFRQKAPLAEVVLLTAYGTVPDSVRAMKAGAFDYLTKGDSDDQLVVVVDRAVARARLQRRVAELEKQVGQRHTFETILGHAPALEAAKHLARQVAPTEATVLLEGPTGSGKELFAQAIHQGSGRAAKPFVAVNCSAFAKDLLESELFGYKKGAFTGAVADKKGLIEEASGGTLFLDEIGELELNLQAKLLRVLESQEFIKVGDTRPTRANVRLVAATNRNLRQEAAEGNFRPDLYYRLSVFVVPVPPLSARRADVPELAGFYLNYFAAKLKRPPLALAPEALAALQAYPWPGNVRELRNVLERAAILTPPGQSVEVAGLPLEVQLAAAPGPASLAAEDERSLRNAEMQHIRRILREVGGNKAEAARVLGIAHTTLYRKIQEYGL